GAGGCTATTCAACCTGATGATGAGTACCCAACTCAGTTTGAAATAATTACCGCAGCTGCTTGGTTGTATTTTGCTCAAGCTAAAGTCGATGTCGCAGTCATTGAAGTGGGTTTGGGTGGGCGTTTGGATGCGACTAATGTTTGTCACCAGCCATTAGTGACAATCATTACATCAATTAGCCGTGAACACTGGCAGCAACTCGGTCCCACTGTGGCTGATATTGCTAGAGAAAAAGCCGGAATTATTAAACCAGGATGTCCGGTTGTGGTGGGGAATTTGCCACCAGATGCAAAAAAAGTTGTGCGTTCCGCTCTTAGCGGCAGCGCTTCGCTATCGCGCGCTCAAGAATTACAATCGCTATATATTACGCCTCAACCTGCTACCCAAATCGCTCCCGGATGGGCTGAATATCAAAGTCTGGAAAATTCCCAAATCATTCAATATCCTTTGCCATTAGCAGGACAAATTCAATTAACAAATTCTGCTGTGGCTTTAGCTGCTTTAGAAATTCTCCAAAGCAAAGGTTGGGTGATTTGTCAAGAGGCTATTGTGAATGGGATGAGTAAAACGCAATGGCCGGGACGAATGCAATGGGTGACTTGGAAGCAACAAAAATTATTAATTGATGGCGCGCATAATCCAGCCGCAGCGCAGGTACTGCGAGATTATGTCGATAGTTTAGATACGCCTAATATAACTTGGGTAATGGGAATGCTGGCGACTAAAGAGCATACCGAAATTTTTCAAGCTTTACTGCGATCGCATGACCAATTATATCTCGTCCCGGTACCAGATCATAGTTCAGCT
The window above is part of the Nodularia spumigena CCY9414 genome. Proteins encoded here:
- a CDS encoding bifunctional folylpolyglutamate synthase/dihydrofolate synthase, with translation MDINSLLKPFQHFGVHLGLSRIIKLLANLGNPHHQVPVVHVGGTNGKGSVCAYISSVLTEAGYRTGCYTSPHLVDWTERICINKQPISSEEFSQLILQVQEAIQPDDEYPTQFEIITAAAWLYFAQAKVDVAVIEVGLGGRLDATNVCHQPLVTIITSISREHWQQLGPTVADIAREKAGIIKPGCPVVVGNLPPDAKKVVRSALSGSASLSRAQELQSLYITPQPATQIAPGWAEYQSLENSQIIQYPLPLAGQIQLTNSAVALAALEILQSKGWVICQEAIVNGMSKTQWPGRMQWVTWKQQKLLIDGAHNPAAAQVLRDYVDSLDTPNITWVMGMLATKEHTEIFQALLRSHDQLYLVPVPDHSSANPLELAKIAREICPELSICQTHPNLSSALEAAFNQTNNQVVLCGSLYLIGHFFTISP